The window GAGCGAGGTCAACGAGGTCATGGGCCGGGTGCGTGGACTGCCGGCCACGGCCGAGGATCCCGAGATCATCGTGCTGGAAAACAAGGAACTGATCGCGCGCGTGCTGCTGGCCGGCAACAAGACGCGCGAGGAACTGCGCCTGCTGGCCAAGCAGATGGAGCGCGAGCTGCTGCAGCGCGGCATCACCAAGGTCGAGCTGTCCGGCCTGCCCGAGGAAGAGATCGCGATCCAGATCCCGGCCGAAACCCTGGCCGACCTCGGCCTGCCCCTGCACCAGATCGCCGCGCAGATCGACGCGCGCAGCCTCGACCTGCCGGCCGGCGAGGTCGGCGGCGGCGACGTCGGCCGCCAGCTGCGCGGGCTCGAGCAGCGTCGTGCGCCCGGCGATTTCGCCAGCCTGCGCATCACCAACCGCGACGGCACCCAGGTGCTGCGGCTCGGCGACCTGGCCGAGATCGAGCGCCGCCCGCGCAGCGGCGAGGTGATCACGCGCTACCAGGGCAAGCCGGCGGTGGAGATTACGCTCTGGCGCGGTAAGACCGAGAACACACTGGACGCCGCCAACATCCTCAATGCCTGGCTGGCGGACACGCGGCCGCAGCTGCCGCAGGGCGTCGAGCTGATCGTGTACAACGAGCAGTGGACCCTGATCAAGGAACGCATCGACATGCTGCTCGGCAACGGCGTGCAGGGCCTGGTCTTCATCATCGTCATCCTGTTCCTGACGCTCAACGCGCGCGTCGCCTTCTGGGTGGCCTGGGGCATTCCCAGCGCGCTGCTGGCGACGCTGGCGGTGATGTATCTGTTCGGCGGCAGCATCAACATGGTCAGCCTGTTCGCGCTGATCCTGACCCTCGGTATCATCGACGACGACGCCATCGTCGTTGGCGAGGATGCGCTGGCCCACTACCAGGGCGGGGAGGACCCGATGCGCGCGGCCGAGGGTGGCGCGCGGCGCATGTTCTGGCCGGTGCTGGCCTCCTCGCTCACCACCATGGCCGCGTTCCTGCCGCTGACGCTGGTCGGCGGCATCATCGGCACGGTCATGATCTCGATCCCGCAGGTCGTGATCTGCGTGATCATCGCCTCGCTGCTGGAGTGCTTCCTGGTGCTGCCGGCGCACCTGCACCGCAGCTTCGTGAAGATCCGCCACGCCGCGCCGACCGGCCTGCGCCGCGTCATCGACGAGGGCTTCGACCGCTTTCGTGAGCAGCGCTTCCGCCGCCTGGTGCGCTGGGCCATTGCCAACCGCGGCGCCACCGTCGCCATCGCCGTGGCGGTGGTGATGCTGGTGCTGACGCTGCTGTCCACCGGCCGCGTCAAGTTCCAGTTCTTCCCCACGCCCGAGAATTCGGTGATCTTCGCCAACGTCACCTTCGCCGCGGGCACGCCGGTCGAGCGCGTGGACACGTTCCTGGACGAGCTGGAACGCAGCCTCTACGCGACCGACGCGGCGCTGGGCGGCGGTCTGGTGGTCTCGGCGCTGACCGAACGCGGCCGCGCCCCGGTGGACGACGGCGCCTTCAACCGCTACGGCGACCGCTACGGCTCCCTACGGCTGGAGCTGCTGCCGCCCGACGCGCGCCAGGTGCGCAATCCCCGCTTCATCAGCGAATGGCAGAAGCGCATCCGCCTGCCGCCCGGCGTCGAGAACTTCGAGGTGTACTCGCCGACCGGCGGCCCACCGGGACGTGATATCGAGCTGCGCCTGCGCGGCGACGACATCCACCTGCTCAAGGCCGCGGCCGAGGAGCTGGCCGCCGCGCTGCGCGGCTATCCGGGCATCCATGCCGTCGCCGACGACACGCCCTATGGCCGCGAGCAGCTGGTCTACCGCCTCACCCCGCAGGGCGAGGCGCTGGGCCTGACGGTGAGCGAGGTCGGGCGCCAGCTGCGCGCCGCCTATGACGGCGAACTGGTGCAGGTTTTCCAGGACCTCGGCGACGAGATCGAGGTGCGCGTGATCCTGCCCGAGGCGCAGCGACGCACGCTGGCCAGCCTG is drawn from Nevskiales bacterium and contains these coding sequences:
- a CDS encoding efflux RND transporter permease subunit, with the protein product MRRDPIGFFTHHPVAADLLMVLMILSGIAAVTQLNTQFFPTFSIDYININVAWRGATAEDIEQGITNVIEPELRDLDDVRRVTSVSAQGMSSIFIEYHQGTDLSAALSEVNEVMGRVRGLPATAEDPEIIVLENKELIARVLLAGNKTREELRLLAKQMERELLQRGITKVELSGLPEEEIAIQIPAETLADLGLPLHQIAAQIDARSLDLPAGEVGGGDVGRQLRGLEQRRAPGDFASLRITNRDGTQVLRLGDLAEIERRPRSGEVITRYQGKPAVEITLWRGKTENTLDAANILNAWLADTRPQLPQGVELIVYNEQWTLIKERIDMLLGNGVQGLVFIIVILFLTLNARVAFWVAWGIPSALLATLAVMYLFGGSINMVSLFALILTLGIIDDDAIVVGEDALAHYQGGEDPMRAAEGGARRMFWPVLASSLTTMAAFLPLTLVGGIIGTVMISIPQVVICVIIASLLECFLVLPAHLHRSFVKIRHAAPTGLRRVIDEGFDRFREQRFRRLVRWAIANRGATVAIAVAVVMLVLTLLSTGRVKFQFFPTPENSVIFANVTFAAGTPVERVDTFLDELERSLYATDAALGGGLVVSALTERGRAPVDDGAFNRYGDRYGSLRLELLPPDARQVRNPRFISEWQKRIRLPPGVENFEVYSPTGGPPGRDIELRLRGDDIHLLKAAAEELAAALRGYPGIHAVADDTPYGREQLVYRLTPQGEALGLTVSEVGRQLRAAYDGELVQVFQDLGDEIEVRVILPEAQRRTLASLDTLPIVLPGGATVPLSSVAVIEPRRGFETLRHRDGKLAIKVSGDVDETTSNANELIAQIDREVLPRLVDKYHVEVLYEGRAEDQAETLGDMKLGAWVGLVLIYVVLAWIFGSYVWPLPVMAIIPLGLAGAVFGHWVMGIDLTVVSLFGLFGLAGIVVNNSIILVSFYKELREQGVPVRQALEDASCLRLRAMILTSVTTIAGLSPLVAETSTQAQFLIPLAVSICFGLAIATLLVLVLVPALLGLYEAREGRLAATAPHRESAGT